A stretch of the Candidatus Abyssobacteria bacterium SURF_5 genome encodes the following:
- a CDS encoding FAD-dependent oxidoreductase, with translation MAGMKSGGQTRTAVVGGGIAGLSAAYYLLKQGHQVSLYERDKTLGGLAGSFDFGGGLIEKYYHFICMGDDDLIDLCEEVGLGRKIFWRPTRMSFFYDGKLYPFGTPLDLLFFRPVSIPGRLRFGFNIIYSRSLKYWQALENEPAHQWLSRHIGRQAYDVIWKPLLKIKFGECAEEVSASWMWHRIHRVAKSRKKLLQREMLGYLTGGTQTLVDTLAQKIRQMGGTIHTSTAVTSLHLDKGGVSGVQADGRIVPYDRVVSTLALPLVSRLLPESCADYRNQLARIKYIGVVCVILKLSRPITDSFWVNINDTRISFNGIIEYTNLNPRPDFNGNKIAYIPYYLMTSNPRYSFDKEDILKEYAAALRVISKDFLPTEIEDYRVFRDPFAQAVCTTNFSQIIPQQKAPIKGLYILDSTQLYPSDRTISGMIGLAKKLSGAMREE, from the coding sequence ATGGCAGGAATGAAAAGCGGCGGCCAAACCAGGACAGCGGTTGTGGGCGGCGGTATCGCCGGCCTCAGCGCCGCATACTATCTCCTGAAACAGGGGCATCAGGTCAGCCTCTATGAGCGCGACAAGACGCTCGGAGGCCTCGCGGGCTCTTTCGATTTTGGCGGCGGCTTGATCGAGAAGTACTACCACTTCATCTGCATGGGCGACGACGACCTGATCGACCTGTGCGAAGAGGTCGGGCTCGGCCGCAAGATTTTCTGGCGGCCGACCAGGATGAGTTTTTTCTATGATGGCAAACTATATCCCTTCGGGACGCCGCTCGACCTGCTCTTCTTCAGGCCGGTGAGCATTCCCGGGCGGCTCCGGTTCGGCTTCAATATTATCTATTCGCGCTCGCTGAAGTATTGGCAGGCGCTCGAGAACGAGCCCGCGCACCAGTGGCTTTCCCGTCACATTGGAAGGCAGGCGTACGACGTCATCTGGAAACCGCTGCTCAAGATCAAATTCGGCGAATGCGCCGAAGAGGTCTCGGCATCCTGGATGTGGCACCGCATCCACCGCGTCGCGAAGTCGCGAAAGAAATTGCTTCAGCGGGAGATGCTCGGTTACCTGACCGGCGGAACGCAAACGCTGGTCGACACGCTCGCACAAAAGATCCGGCAGATGGGCGGGACGATCCATACATCGACTGCGGTCACAAGCCTTCATCTTGATAAGGGCGGAGTGTCGGGGGTGCAGGCGGACGGGCGGATCGTGCCGTACGATCGAGTCGTCTCCACGCTGGCCCTCCCGCTGGTCTCAAGGCTGCTGCCCGAGAGCTGCGCCGACTACCGCAACCAGCTTGCGCGCATCAAATATATCGGCGTCGTCTGCGTCATCCTCAAGCTTTCGCGCCCGATCACCGACAGCTTCTGGGTCAATATCAACGATACCCGCATCTCATTCAACGGCATCATCGAATATACCAATCTGAACCCGAGGCCCGACTTCAACGGCAACAAGATCGCATATATCCCCTATTACCTTATGACCAGCAATCCTCGCTACTCGTTCGACAAGGAGGATATCCTCAAGGAATATGCGGCCGCCCTGCGGGTGATATCGAAGGATTTCCTGCCGACCGAGATCGAGGACTACCGCGTCTTCCGCGACCCCTTTGCGCAGGCGGTTTGCACGACCAATTTCTCGCAGATCATTCCGCAGCAGAAAGCGCCGATCAAGGGGCTCTACATCCTTGATTCAACGCAGCTTTATCCTTCCGACAGAACCATCAGCGGCATGATCGGGCTGGCGAAAAAGCTTTCCGGCGCCATGCGGGAGGAATAA
- a CDS encoding AMIN domain-containing protein produces the protein MGSLVSRKMSRVLLIAVAAFVLVGFLSPPLTAGGSLEQRKVQLLELLGLDGADPTVVQAAQKAHTLYSVDIVPGAESVSVILQLSGLPAYDSYLYKENRRLVVDLRDTINLSPSPAYSFKQDDPIKEVRNSQYRVSPTLISRIVLDLDEDKTPAITSDGNNIIISTPLDDPEKREENVKAYFPKEEAPAQIVAVPAVKVNADSPKVDLMLAQVEPTEPAPVEAPVEDSAPSLEMAEPVNEAAPEVQEVDEIGEILAATAAEEAPLDEMIEEEAVEEVAAAPDAVETETATAEVVTENEPAVQEVEEPATAEVSVEPKDQIVEVPVEKIEQPVLEAKLVAETETAPAVAKEPEAVKMNNLVTLNFRDADLSAVLDILARKGNLNILAGKDVRGNVTVRLVDVPFDVALNAVLNVNGYGYIKTDNIVRVVPLSQLGTQVETRTETYTLSYAEAKQAKTTFQTLLSPNGKIEVDERTNMLLITDVPSNLDRLRELIPQIDRRVQQVLIEVLILDSVLSDEADLGITWYLTNTNDNSPGFDGNDIAGVLLPKPFGGLDISVGTLIDDINLSVMIQALVENSDSRILANPKVLTLNNESASIEIIEEFPYNDVTQTSSGGQLSNITFKEIGTKLEVLPQITHDGYVILRVEPEQNSIAGTTITGVPIVDTRRAETTLIVRDHQTVVLGGLRENRKLLSVSKVPFLGDLPGVKYAFRNVGSSDRDTELLVFLTVHIVESPPLIPSQEIKFDELANLPRKPSVSIDLIR, from the coding sequence ATGGGCAGCCTCGTGAGTAGAAAGATGTCCCGGGTCCTTCTGATTGCAGTCGCAGCGTTTGTTCTTGTCGGCTTCCTCTCGCCGCCGCTGACGGCGGGCGGCAGCCTTGAACAGAGAAAGGTTCAATTGCTGGAACTGCTTGGGCTGGATGGAGCAGATCCGACGGTCGTTCAGGCTGCACAGAAAGCACACACTCTGTACTCAGTAGATATTGTGCCGGGAGCGGAAAGCGTTTCGGTCATTCTCCAGCTCAGCGGCTTGCCCGCCTACGACTCGTACCTGTATAAGGAAAACAGGCGCCTGGTCGTGGATCTTCGGGATACCATAAACCTGTCGCCGTCGCCGGCATATTCGTTCAAGCAAGATGATCCGATAAAAGAGGTGCGCAACAGTCAGTATCGGGTGAGTCCGACCCTCATCTCCCGGATCGTCCTTGATCTTGACGAAGATAAAACGCCCGCGATCACGAGTGACGGCAATAATATCATCATCAGCACTCCTCTTGACGATCCCGAAAAACGCGAAGAAAACGTAAAAGCCTATTTCCCGAAAGAGGAGGCGCCCGCTCAGATAGTCGCGGTGCCGGCCGTCAAAGTGAACGCCGATTCCCCCAAAGTCGATCTCATGCTTGCGCAGGTAGAACCGACTGAGCCGGCGCCGGTCGAGGCGCCTGTGGAGGATTCCGCCCCCTCGCTCGAGATGGCGGAACCGGTGAATGAGGCTGCCCCCGAGGTTCAGGAAGTCGACGAGATAGGAGAAATCCTTGCCGCAACCGCAGCCGAAGAAGCTCCTCTCGATGAGATGATAGAAGAAGAGGCCGTCGAAGAAGTCGCGGCCGCTCCGGATGCTGTCGAGACAGAAACCGCGACCGCGGAAGTTGTGACCGAGAATGAACCCGCCGTCCAGGAGGTCGAAGAGCCTGCGACTGCGGAGGTAAGCGTTGAACCGAAAGACCAGATAGTCGAGGTTCCAGTCGAAAAGATCGAGCAGCCCGTCCTAGAGGCAAAGCTGGTCGCCGAGACTGAGACAGCTCCGGCCGTCGCCAAGGAGCCTGAAGCGGTGAAGATGAATAATCTGGTCACCCTGAATTTCCGGGATGCCGACCTCAGTGCCGTCCTGGATATTCTCGCCAGGAAAGGGAACTTGAATATTCTCGCCGGGAAAGACGTGCGCGGCAATGTCACGGTACGGCTTGTCGATGTCCCGTTTGACGTGGCGCTGAATGCGGTCCTTAATGTGAACGGCTACGGGTATATAAAAACCGACAACATCGTCAGGGTGGTTCCGCTGTCGCAGCTCGGAACGCAGGTCGAAACGCGGACCGAAACGTACACGCTGAGCTATGCGGAGGCTAAACAAGCGAAAACTACATTTCAGACTTTGCTGTCGCCGAACGGCAAAATCGAGGTTGACGAACGAACAAACATGCTGCTGATCACCGATGTTCCGTCCAATCTCGATCGCCTTCGAGAACTGATTCCCCAGATCGACCGGCGCGTGCAACAGGTGCTGATCGAGGTGCTGATTCTCGATTCCGTGCTTTCCGACGAGGCCGACCTCGGCATCACCTGGTATCTCACCAACACCAATGACAACAGCCCGGGCTTCGATGGAAATGACATCGCCGGCGTGCTGCTGCCAAAGCCGTTCGGCGGCTTGGATATCAGCGTCGGAACATTGATAGACGACATCAATCTGAGCGTAATGATCCAGGCGCTCGTGGAGAATTCGGACTCGCGCATTCTCGCCAACCCGAAGGTGCTGACGCTGAACAACGAGTCCGCGAGCATCGAGATCATCGAGGAATTCCCTTACAACGACGTAACCCAGACCAGTTCGGGAGGTCAGCTCTCGAATATCACCTTCAAGGAGATCGGAACAAAACTGGAGGTCCTCCCCCAGATAACCCACGACGGATACGTAATCCTGAGGGTCGAGCCCGAACAGAACTCGATTGCCGGCACGACGATTACCGGGGTGCCGATTGTCGACACCAGACGGGCCGAAACCACATTGATCGTGCGAGATCACCAGACGGTGGTTCTCGGCGGCCTGAGGGAAAACCGCAAGCTTCTCAGCGTGAGCAAGGTGCCCTTCCTGGGAGACCTGCCGGGAGTGAAATACGCCTTCAGAAACGTCGGCTCCTCGGATAGGGACACCGAGTTGCTCGTGTTCCTGACCGTGCATATCGTCGAGAGTCCGCCGCTGATTCCGAGCCAGGAAATCAAATTCGACGAACTCGCAAACCTGCCGCGCAAGCCGTCGGTATCGATCGACCTTATCCGCTGA
- a CDS encoding DUF362 domain-containing protein produces the protein MELARWREFIPQGVDVALKVNLGWDLFLPGAVTGPWVLEGVIQTIRDHVGKIFVVESDQVVVDVEKALRQTRIDKVCERYGVQWVNMTGMEMRTVHLPDGLALKEIRVPEILLRTHLITIPTIKTHNKTTITGAIKNQWGCLPKLRHNYHLVLNDALADINNAARPRFAVMDATVGLEGNSPKSGRPRVVDRVLASGDFVALDAVVAKILGFDPHVIQHIQNCHRLNFGIGQLERIDVVGDDNLSLNLQFEPAKHNLVSWLELALRKSFMKWLFFDTPVFPICCWGARMWYYGWYYLIKGKRLRDQIVKGTPYGKQWQE, from the coding sequence ATGGAACTCGCCCGCTGGCGCGAATTCATTCCGCAAGGAGTCGATGTCGCTCTGAAGGTGAACCTGGGCTGGGACCTGTTCCTGCCGGGCGCCGTAACCGGGCCGTGGGTGCTCGAGGGCGTCATCCAAACGATCCGCGACCATGTGGGAAAGATATTCGTGGTCGAATCCGATCAGGTGGTCGTCGATGTCGAAAAAGCGCTGAGGCAAACGCGCATCGATAAGGTGTGCGAGCGCTACGGCGTTCAGTGGGTTAACATGACCGGCATGGAGATGCGCACGGTTCACCTGCCCGACGGCCTCGCTCTGAAGGAGATCCGGGTTCCTGAAATCCTCCTGAGAACGCATCTGATCACCATCCCCACGATCAAGACGCACAATAAAACCACGATAACCGGCGCAATCAAGAACCAATGGGGATGCCTCCCCAAGCTCCGGCACAACTATCATCTCGTTTTGAACGATGCGCTTGCCGACATCAACAATGCCGCCCGACCTCGATTTGCCGTGATGGATGCGACTGTCGGCCTCGAAGGAAACAGCCCGAAGTCGGGCCGCCCGCGCGTGGTCGACCGCGTGCTCGCATCCGGCGATTTTGTTGCGCTGGATGCCGTCGTGGCGAAAATACTTGGATTCGATCCTCACGTGATCCAGCACATTCAAAACTGTCACCGGCTCAACTTCGGTATTGGACAACTTGAGCGAATAGACGTGGTGGGCGATGATAATCTGAGCCTGAACCTGCAGTTCGAGCCGGCAAAACATAATCTGGTGTCGTGGCTCGAACTGGCGCTTCGCAAATCCTTCATGAAGTGGCTGTTCTTCGACACGCCCGTTTTTCCCATCTGCTGTTGGGGCGCGCGCATGTGGTACTATGGCTGGTATTATCTCATCAAAGGAAAGCGGCTTCGCGACCAGATCGTCAAAGGAACCCCGTACGGCAAGCAATGGCAGGAATGA
- the pilM gene encoding type IV pilus assembly protein PilM, with the protein MAKPKTTIGIDLGTHSVKAVQVSNFGNGLKVERAALVRLHTDGTNEDRRSEELVRALRTVATVFHVKKATIITALPGQDTFIRYLRFPKMPPEELKNSIELEADQNLPYDLTEVSTDSVVLEEITERNETIMKILLVAAKNEMINKTLDLLRSVGLATSILGITTLAIADAFEANSGFQPDETVALINIGASSTNIHFCRDGVSNFTRDISRGGRDLTSAIQKMLKVTYDEAERLKTDYARKNFGKANGESAGFDDVETVESDDLSLDVGAGGEATDEPTEPMKSVKMDDGSRIVNATRPALNRLIGEIRRSIDYYEKQLYEKNVGRLVLSGGTAMFPGLDQSLADATGVPVEIVDPVQSLIVEEGAPGIKDLIENRAQFNVAVGLAARGFAE; encoded by the coding sequence ATGGCCAAACCAAAAACGACAATAGGAATCGATCTTGGCACTCACTCAGTGAAAGCCGTGCAGGTTTCCAACTTCGGCAACGGATTGAAGGTGGAGCGAGCGGCGCTGGTGAGGCTGCATACGGATGGGACCAACGAGGATAGGCGGAGCGAGGAACTCGTACGCGCTCTGCGGACAGTTGCCACGGTGTTTCACGTCAAGAAAGCCACGATTATCACGGCCTTGCCGGGCCAGGATACCTTTATCCGTTACCTGCGTTTTCCCAAGATGCCGCCGGAAGAGCTGAAGAATTCCATCGAACTCGAGGCCGATCAGAATCTCCCCTATGATTTGACCGAAGTATCGACCGATTCGGTCGTGCTGGAAGAGATAACCGAGCGCAACGAAACCATCATGAAGATCCTGCTGGTCGCGGCGAAAAACGAGATGATCAACAAGACGCTCGACCTGCTGCGCAGCGTGGGGCTGGCGACAAGCATACTCGGGATCACGACGCTGGCCATTGCCGACGCTTTCGAGGCGAACAGCGGATTCCAGCCGGACGAGACGGTGGCGCTGATCAACATCGGGGCGTCCTCCACCAATATTCATTTCTGTCGCGACGGGGTGTCGAATTTCACGCGCGACATCTCTCGCGGCGGAAGAGACCTGACGTCCGCAATCCAGAAAATGCTGAAAGTTACGTACGATGAGGCGGAGCGACTGAAGACCGATTATGCGCGGAAAAACTTTGGGAAGGCCAACGGCGAAAGTGCAGGATTCGACGACGTCGAGACGGTCGAGTCGGACGATCTTTCACTTGACGTCGGTGCGGGCGGGGAAGCGACGGATGAGCCGACCGAGCCGATGAAGAGCGTGAAAATGGACGATGGCAGCCGGATCGTGAACGCGACGCGGCCGGCGCTGAACCGCCTGATCGGTGAGATCCGGCGCTCGATCGATTATTACGAGAAACAGTTGTATGAGAAGAATGTGGGCAGGCTGGTGCTGAGCGGTGGAACGGCGATGTTCCCCGGACTGGACCAGTCGCTGGCGGATGCGACCGGCGTGCCGGTTGAGATCGTGGACCCGGTGCAGTCGCTGATAGTTGAGGAAGGTGCTCCAGGCATCAAGGATTTGATAGAGAATCGGGCTCAGTTTAATGTGGCGGTCGGTTTAGCGGCCAGGGGGTTTGCGGAATAA
- a CDS encoding glycerophosphodiester phosphodiesterase: MLILSFGWWYLKLLDRVGHERLLFGHRGVPREAPENTIAGFRRALELGLDGVELDVCSCNSAELVIFHDEDVSRLTDGTGRVQELTFTELRRLDAGIKFGRQFQGERIPILDEVLELLGGKMLVNIELKTKSIRDDGLEGKVVALIQKMKLQSSIILSSFNPTSLRRVKRHDPSLVTALLFSDDQPIHLRQAWAARILTLEGIHPRFPLVTRKMVQKARSKKWFLGTWTVDSAAEAARLYDAGIDIIISNRPAQLREKLSRNREVQRF; the protein is encoded by the coding sequence CTGTTAATCTTGTCTTTTGGCTGGTGGTACTTGAAACTGCTGGATCGAGTCGGGCACGAGCGGCTTTTGTTTGGCCACAGGGGAGTCCCCCGGGAGGCTCCGGAGAACACGATCGCCGGATTTCGGCGGGCACTCGAGTTGGGGCTGGACGGAGTCGAACTCGATGTTTGCTCGTGCAACTCGGCTGAATTGGTTATCTTTCACGACGAAGACGTATCCCGCCTGACGGACGGCACGGGCCGCGTGCAAGAACTTACGTTTACCGAATTGCGACGTCTGGATGCAGGAATCAAATTTGGACGACAATTTCAAGGAGAACGAATCCCCATTCTCGATGAGGTGCTCGAGCTTCTTGGCGGAAAGATGCTGGTTAACATCGAATTGAAGACCAAATCGATTCGCGATGACGGGCTCGAAGGAAAAGTCGTCGCCCTCATCCAAAAGATGAAGCTCCAATCTTCGATTATCTTGTCTTCGTTCAATCCAACGTCTCTTCGGCGGGTAAAACGACACGATCCTTCTCTTGTGACCGCTCTGCTCTTTTCGGACGACCAGCCCATTCACCTGCGGCAGGCATGGGCTGCCCGCATCCTGACGCTCGAGGGAATCCATCCGCGCTTCCCGCTGGTTACGCGAAAAATGGTGCAGAAGGCTCGGTCAAAAAAATGGTTTCTCGGCACCTGGACGGTTGATTCGGCGGCCGAGGCCGCGCGCCTTTATGATGCGGGTATTGATATCATTATTAGCAACCGGCCTGCTCAGCTTCGGGAGAAGCTCAGCCGAAATCGGGAGGTTCAACGGTTTTGA